In a genomic window of [Empedobacter] haloabium:
- a CDS encoding PadR family transcriptional regulator: protein MFHMFRKHGFHMHDHHHHHHRGMGGGGRGPRMFDSGAMRYVVLQLIAEKPRHGYEIIKELETRIGGGYAPSPGAIYPLMAMLYDMGHVSISQEGNKKLHSITPEGQQFLDENRAMVDALMARLVEGGRGPGRGDGRHDDLRAVMHQLKETVIVRARDPHAPQARREQIAAILRRAHDEIAKLD from the coding sequence ATGTTCCACATGTTCCGCAAGCACGGCTTCCACATGCACGACCACCATCACCACCATCATCGCGGCATGGGTGGCGGCGGCCGTGGCCCGCGCATGTTCGATTCGGGCGCGATGCGCTACGTCGTGCTGCAACTGATCGCCGAGAAGCCGCGCCACGGCTATGAGATCATCAAGGAATTGGAGACGCGCATCGGCGGCGGCTATGCGCCCAGCCCGGGCGCCATCTATCCGCTGATGGCCATGTTGTACGACATGGGCCACGTGTCGATCAGCCAGGAGGGCAACAAGAAGCTGCATTCCATTACGCCGGAAGGGCAGCAGTTCCTGGACGAGAACCGGGCGATGGTCGATGCCCTGATGGCACGGCTGGTGGAAGGCGGGCGCGGCCCCGGTCGCGGCGACGGCCGCCACGACGACCTGCGCGCCGTGATGCACCAGTTGAAGGAGACCGTGATCGTGCGCGCGCGCGATCCCCATGCGCCGCAGGCGCGCCGCGAACAGATCGCCGCCATCCTGCGGCGAGCCCACGACGAGATCGCCAAGCTCGACTGA
- a CDS encoding glucokinase, translating into MKQLDVDQKLSRTAFADGPRLLADIGATHARFALQTAPGEYQSVRVLQCDDYTGIVPLLRSYLADHPDINLNHGALALANPVHGDYIRMTNRDWQFSTDEVRRELGLHTLLVVNDFTALAMAIPTFTPSDLMQVGGGAPAANSVIGVLGPGTGLGCSGVIPTVDGFVTLGSEGGHNNFAPADEREYAILQYAWQTWSHVSNERLISGPGMEIIYRAIARRNGRQVRDLTSQQIIAGALKDKDALCLEVLECFCAMLGGAAANLAVTLGSFGGIFIGGGIVPRMGEWFKESPFRTRFEAKGRFSSYLAEIPTYVITTPNPAFYGVATILSEHLRGRSGANTLMERVQHLHHELTPAEQRVAQLVLEQPRLVLNEPIADIARLAEVSQPTVIRFCRSLGFTGLADFKLKFASSLTGAIPVRHSQVRVSDSTHDLSAKVIDNTVSAILKFRDQLDVRSLDRAIALVSKAKKVEFYAMGNSRVVGLDGQHKFFRFRIPTASYGDSHLLSLAAELLQPGDVVIAISNSGKLPELLEAVDTARAGGADVIAITTSQSPLAKKATVCLAVDHSEDSTTFLSMISRILQLLLIDILTVGISLDESNKALVLERKGAAQESPRLLISHLDS; encoded by the coding sequence ATGAAACAACTGGATGTAGACCAAAAACTGAGCCGCACCGCGTTTGCCGACGGTCCCCGCCTGCTGGCCGACATCGGCGCCACGCATGCGCGCTTCGCCCTGCAGACGGCGCCCGGCGAATACCAGTCGGTGCGCGTGCTGCAGTGCGACGACTACACCGGCATCGTGCCCCTGCTGCGCAGCTACCTGGCCGACCATCCGGACATCAACCTGAACCACGGCGCGCTGGCGCTGGCCAATCCCGTCCACGGCGACTACATCCGCATGACCAACCGGGACTGGCAGTTCTCCACCGACGAAGTGCGGCGCGAGCTGGGCCTGCACACGCTGCTGGTGGTGAACGACTTCACGGCGCTGGCGATGGCGATCCCCACGTTCACGCCGTCCGACCTGATGCAGGTGGGTGGTGGCGCGCCGGCCGCCAACTCCGTCATCGGCGTGCTGGGTCCGGGCACGGGCCTGGGCTGCTCGGGCGTCATTCCCACCGTGGACGGCTTCGTCACGCTGGGCTCCGAAGGTGGCCACAACAACTTCGCCCCGGCCGACGAACGCGAATACGCGATCCTGCAGTACGCCTGGCAGACCTGGTCGCACGTGTCGAACGAGCGCCTGATCTCCGGCCCCGGCATGGAGATCATCTACCGCGCCATCGCGCGCCGCAACGGTCGCCAGGTGCGCGACCTGACCTCGCAGCAGATCATCGCCGGCGCGCTGAAGGACAAGGACGCGCTGTGCCTGGAAGTGCTGGAGTGCTTCTGCGCGATGCTGGGTGGCGCCGCGGCCAACCTGGCCGTCACACTGGGCTCCTTCGGCGGCATCTTCATCGGCGGCGGCATCGTGCCGCGCATGGGCGAGTGGTTCAAGGAGTCGCCGTTCCGCACCCGCTTCGAGGCCAAGGGACGTTTCTCGTCCTACCTGGCCGAGATCCCGACCTACGTGATCACGACGCCGAACCCGGCGTTCTACGGCGTGGCGACGATCCTGTCCGAGCACCTGCGCGGGCGCAGTGGCGCCAACACGCTGATGGAGCGCGTGCAGCACCTGCACCATGAGCTGACGCCGGCCGAGCAGCGCGTGGCGCAACTGGTGCTGGAGCAGCCGCGCCTGGTGCTGAACGAACCGATCGCGGACATCGCGCGCCTGGCCGAAGTGTCGCAGCCGACCGTGATCCGCTTCTGCCGCTCGCTCGGCTTCACCGGCCTGGCCGACTTCAAGCTGAAGTTCGCCAGCAGCCTGACCGGCGCGATCCCCGTGCGCCACAGCCAGGTGCGCGTCAGCGACAGCACGCACGACCTGTCGGCCAAGGTGATCGACAACACGGTGTCGGCGATCCTGAAGTTCCGCGACCAGCTGGACGTGCGCTCGCTCGACCGCGCCATCGCGCTGGTCTCGAAAGCGAAGAAGGTGGAGTTCTACGCGATGGGGAATTCGCGCGTGGTCGGCCTGGACGGCCAGCACAAGTTCTTCCGCTTCCGCATCCCGACCGCGTCGTATGGCGACTCGCACCTGCTGTCGCTGGCGGCCGAGTTGCTGCAGCCGGGCGACGTGGTGATCGCCATTTCCAATTCCGGCAAGCTGCCGGAGCTGCTGGAGGCGGTGGACACGGCGCGCGCCGGCGGCGCGGACGTCATCGCCATCACGACCAGCCAGTCGCCGCTGGCGAAGAAGGCGACCGTGTGCCTGGCGGTCGATCACAGCGAGGACAGCACGACGTTCCTGTCGATGATCTCGCGCATCCTGCAGCTGCTGCTGATCGACATCCTGACCGTCGGCATCTCGCTGGACGAATCGAACAAGGCGCTGGTGCTGGAGCGCAAGGGCGCGGCGCAGGAAAGCCCGCGGCTGCTGATTTCGCACCTGGACAGCTGA
- a CDS encoding alpha-glucosidase family protein, with translation MSQTSSPTWWQEAIIYQVYPRSYLDTNGDGIGDLNGITERLDYIAKLGVDIVWISPFFKSPMKDFGYDIADYCDVDPMFGTLADFDRLIAKAHSVGVKIMIDQVMSHCSDQHPWFVESRGSRDNPKADWFVWADPLPDGNPPNNWLSVFGGSAWQWDARRKQYYMHNFLTSQPDLNFHNPEVQQAMLDGLRFWLARGVDGVRLDAVTFHFHDQQLRSNPPATVRDTSTVTDVNPYGYQAHIYDKCRPENVPFLERVRQVLNEFGAVSIGEVGADDALAYMAEYTAGGNRLHMAYSFNLLTEDHSAKHIRTQVEEFNRRVKDGWASWSIGNHDVPRVATRWGKGKDPVAFGKLALALQLSLKGTPTLYQGDELAFTEADVPYELIQDPYGITFWPEFKGRDGCRTPIAWTDAPNGGFTSGKPWLPVAPEHLAAAASKQEVDEDSPLNFARRLIAWRRTMPQLTRGDIEFLPAPEPVLAFRRDLPGERSVLCLFNLGGDTVRFTLPQLRGAEALAQPGLPGEVRGEEVTLPPCGAWYGYAA, from the coding sequence ATGAGCCAGACATCGTCCCCGACCTGGTGGCAGGAAGCCATCATCTATCAGGTGTACCCGCGCAGCTACCTCGACACGAACGGCGACGGTATCGGCGATCTGAACGGCATTACCGAGCGTCTCGACTACATCGCCAAGCTGGGCGTGGACATCGTCTGGATCTCGCCCTTCTTCAAGTCGCCAATGAAGGACTTCGGCTACGACATCGCCGACTACTGCGACGTCGACCCGATGTTCGGCACGCTGGCCGACTTCGACCGCCTGATCGCCAAGGCGCACAGCGTGGGCGTGAAGATCATGATCGACCAGGTGATGAGCCACTGCTCCGACCAGCACCCCTGGTTCGTGGAGAGCCGTGGCAGCCGCGACAACCCGAAGGCCGACTGGTTCGTCTGGGCCGACCCGCTGCCGGACGGGAACCCGCCCAACAACTGGCTGTCCGTGTTCGGCGGCTCGGCGTGGCAGTGGGACGCGCGGCGCAAGCAGTACTACATGCACAACTTCCTCACCAGCCAGCCGGACCTGAACTTCCACAATCCGGAAGTGCAGCAGGCCATGCTGGACGGGCTGCGCTTCTGGTTGGCCCGCGGCGTCGACGGCGTGCGCCTGGATGCCGTCACGTTCCACTTCCACGACCAGCAGCTGCGCAGCAATCCGCCGGCCACGGTGCGCGACACGTCCACCGTCACCGACGTCAATCCATATGGCTACCAGGCCCACATCTACGACAAGTGCCGTCCCGAGAACGTGCCGTTCCTCGAGCGCGTGCGCCAGGTGCTGAACGAATTCGGCGCCGTTTCGATCGGCGAGGTGGGCGCGGACGATGCGCTGGCCTACATGGCCGAATACACGGCCGGCGGCAACCGCCTGCACATGGCCTACAGCTTCAACCTGCTGACGGAAGACCACTCGGCCAAGCATATCCGCACCCAGGTCGAGGAATTCAACCGCCGCGTCAAGGACGGCTGGGCCTCCTGGTCGATCGGCAACCATGACGTACCGCGCGTGGCCACGCGTTGGGGCAAGGGCAAGGACCCGGTGGCGTTCGGCAAGCTGGCGCTGGCGCTGCAGCTGTCGTTGAAAGGCACGCCCACGCTGTACCAGGGCGACGAGCTGGCGTTCACCGAGGCGGACGTGCCGTATGAACTGATCCAGGACCCGTACGGCATCACGTTCTGGCCGGAGTTCAAGGGCCGCGACGGTTGCCGCACGCCGATCGCCTGGACCGACGCTCCGAACGGCGGCTTCACCAGCGGCAAGCCCTGGCTGCCGGTGGCGCCCGAACATCTCGCCGCCGCCGCGTCGAAACAGGAAGTGGATGAAGATTCGCCGCTGAACTTCGCGCGTCGCCTGATCGCATGGCGCCGCACGATGCCGCAGCTGACGCGCGGCGACATCGAGTTCCTGCCGGCGCCGGAGCCGGTGCTGGCGTTCCGCCGCGACCTGCCGGGCGAGCGCAGCGTGCTGTGCCTGTTCAACCTGGGTGGCGACACGGTGCGCTTCACGTTGCCGCAGCTGCGCGGCGCCGAGGCGCTGGCGCAGCCCGGGCTGCCGGGCGAAGTGCGCGGCGAGGAAGTCACGTTGCCGCCTTGCGGCGCGTGGTACGGCTACGCCGCATAA
- a CDS encoding oligopeptide:H+ symporter yields the protein MATDQTQGNGPLPRQIPFIIVNEAAERFSFYGMRNILTPFLISTLLLFVPLEDRTGEAKHVFHTFVIGAYFTPLLGGFLADRLFGKYKTILWLSLFYVAGHACLAIFEDNLKGFYFGLFLIALGAGGIKPLVSAFVGDQFDQTNKKRAKVVYDAFYWCINFGSFFASLLMPLLLKDYGPSVAFGVPGLLMAFAVLVFWLGRNKYVNVPPAPPNPDSLTRVARTALLAKRPGEGRPGLVVAVIGVAGAIVSLLMSYSWGFVIGACTALVLLLAFGGIGTGMQLERARGHHPDEAVEGVRAVLRILIVFALVTPFWSLFDQKASTWIVQANSMTSPVLDILGWQFQVLPAQMQALNPLLVMLLIPFNNLALFPLLRAIGIEPTALRRMTAGIAFSGLAWLVIGWIQLSMDGGTPMSILWQLAPYALLTMGEVLVSATGLEFAYSQAPASMKGVIMSFWTLAVTVGNLWVLIVNASVKNDYVLGHIGDTGLSVIAFQMFFFAGFALLTALVFGLYALRYKMVDNYRGGTAPA from the coding sequence ATGGCTACAGACCAAACCCAGGGGAACGGACCGCTACCGCGGCAGATCCCGTTCATCATCGTCAACGAGGCGGCGGAACGCTTCTCCTTCTACGGCATGCGCAACATCCTGACGCCGTTCCTGATCAGCACCCTGCTGCTGTTCGTGCCGCTGGAGGACCGCACCGGCGAGGCCAAGCACGTGTTCCACACGTTCGTCATCGGCGCCTACTTCACGCCCCTGCTGGGCGGCTTCCTGGCCGACCGCCTGTTCGGCAAGTACAAGACGATCCTCTGGCTCAGCCTTTTCTACGTGGCGGGCCACGCCTGCCTGGCGATCTTCGAGGACAACCTGAAGGGCTTCTATTTCGGCCTGTTCCTGATCGCGCTGGGCGCGGGCGGGATCAAGCCGCTGGTGTCGGCGTTCGTGGGCGACCAGTTCGACCAGACCAACAAGAAGCGCGCCAAGGTGGTGTACGACGCTTTCTATTGGTGCATCAACTTCGGCTCCTTCTTCGCGTCGCTCCTGATGCCGCTGCTGCTGAAGGATTACGGCCCCTCGGTCGCCTTCGGCGTGCCGGGCCTGTTGATGGCGTTTGCCGTGCTCGTGTTCTGGCTCGGCCGGAACAAGTACGTCAACGTGCCGCCGGCACCGCCCAACCCCGATTCGCTGACCCGCGTGGCGCGCACCGCCCTGCTGGCGAAACGCCCCGGCGAGGGCCGTCCCGGGCTGGTGGTGGCAGTCATCGGCGTGGCCGGCGCCATCGTCTCGCTGCTGATGTCGTATTCGTGGGGCTTCGTCATCGGCGCCTGCACGGCGCTGGTGCTGCTGCTGGCGTTCGGCGGCATCGGCACCGGCATGCAGCTCGAGCGCGCGCGCGGCCACCATCCGGACGAAGCGGTGGAAGGCGTGCGCGCCGTGCTGCGCATCCTGATCGTGTTCGCGCTGGTGACGCCGTTCTGGTCGCTGTTCGACCAGAAGGCCTCGACCTGGATCGTGCAGGCCAATTCGATGACGAGCCCCGTGCTGGACATCCTCGGCTGGCAGTTCCAGGTGCTGCCGGCGCAGATGCAGGCCTTGAATCCTCTGCTGGTCATGCTGCTGATCCCGTTCAACAACCTGGCGTTGTTCCCGCTGCTGCGGGCGATCGGCATCGAACCGACGGCATTGCGCCGCATGACGGCCGGTATCGCGTTTTCGGGCCTGGCCTGGCTGGTGATCGGCTGGATCCAGCTGTCGATGGACGGCGGCACGCCGATGTCGATCCTTTGGCAGCTGGCGCCATACGCGCTGCTGACCATGGGCGAGGTGCTGGTTTCCGCCACCGGCCTGGAATTCGCCTACAGCCAGGCGCCTGCGTCGATGAAGGGCGTCATCATGAGCTTCTGGACCCTGGCCGTCACCGTCGGCAACCTGTGGGTGCTGATCGTCAACGCCAGCGTCAAGAACGACTACGTGTTGGGGCACATCGGCGACACCGGCTTGTCCGTCATCGCATTCCAGATGTTCTTCTTTGCCGGCTTCGCGCTGTTGACGGCGCTGGTGTTCGGCCTGTACGCGCTGCGCTACAAGATGGTGGACAACTACCGCGGCGGCACTGCGCCGGCATAA
- a CDS encoding methyl-accepting chemotaxis protein — translation MKNMKVGTRLAIGYALVLCLMIAIVGTGLLKMREMNERTRSITEVNNVQIALIASMQDTVMDRMVALRNLIMFTTQEQMQPEVKRMETQAALYQEAFGKLQKTFEDPGTKPEEKAFAAKLQEEAAKAAPLMAKSIELGLANKAEEGTDFLINQVRPVQREWLAVLNDLIAFENKLNAAAAADAQQAYDGAVTLMLVLNAIALLVGIGSAVMITRGLLRQLGGEPDEAAAIAARIADGDLTVHVPVKPGDQSSMLYAMRNMRDKLAAIVTEVRTGTDTIATASGQISAGNADLSSRTEEQASSLEETASSMEELTSTVRQNADNAQQASAMAAAASSVAAQGGQVVAQVVDTMGAINESARKIVDIITVIDGIAFQTNILALNAAVEAARAGEQGRGFAVVAGEVRNLAHRAGAAAKEIKGLIDDSVEKVGVGSQLVGQAGATMDEIVGSVQRVTDIMSEISAASREQSSGIDQVNQAIAQMDQVTQQNAALVEEASAASESMQDQAAKLAQLVGTFTVAQAASAPAKRPAAAPRVAAAKPAKQLAQASRPAAPTAKPAKAAAAPQPARKVAATAESEWEEF, via the coding sequence ATGAAAAACATGAAAGTCGGCACGCGGCTGGCCATCGGCTATGCGCTCGTGCTTTGCCTGATGATCGCCATCGTCGGCACCGGCCTGCTGAAGATGCGCGAGATGAACGAACGCACCCGCAGCATCACGGAAGTCAACAACGTCCAGATCGCGCTGATCGCATCGATGCAGGATACCGTCATGGACCGCATGGTCGCGCTGCGTAACCTGATCATGTTCACGACGCAGGAACAGATGCAGCCGGAAGTCAAGCGCATGGAAACCCAGGCCGCGCTGTACCAGGAAGCGTTCGGCAAGCTGCAGAAGACATTCGAGGACCCCGGCACGAAGCCCGAGGAAAAGGCCTTCGCGGCCAAGCTGCAGGAAGAGGCGGCCAAGGCCGCGCCGCTGATGGCCAAGTCGATCGAACTCGGTTTGGCCAACAAGGCCGAGGAAGGCACCGACTTCCTGATCAACCAGGTGCGGCCCGTGCAGCGCGAGTGGCTGGCCGTGCTGAACGACCTGATCGCCTTCGAGAACAAGCTCAATGCCGCCGCCGCCGCCGATGCACAGCAGGCGTACGACGGCGCCGTAACCCTGATGCTGGTCCTGAACGCCATTGCCCTCCTCGTCGGCATCGGCTCGGCCGTCATGATCACGCGCGGGCTGCTGCGCCAGTTGGGCGGCGAACCGGACGAGGCTGCCGCCATCGCCGCGCGCATCGCCGACGGCGACCTGACCGTGCACGTGCCTGTCAAGCCGGGCGACCAATCGAGCATGCTGTACGCGATGCGCAATATGCGCGACAAGCTGGCGGCCATCGTCACCGAAGTACGCACCGGCACCGACACGATCGCCACCGCGTCCGGCCAGATCTCGGCCGGCAATGCCGACCTGTCGTCGCGCACGGAAGAACAGGCCAGCTCGCTGGAGGAAACCGCGTCGTCGATGGAAGAACTCACGTCCACCGTGCGCCAGAACGCCGACAACGCCCAGCAAGCCAGCGCCATGGCCGCCGCCGCGTCGAGCGTGGCGGCGCAAGGCGGGCAGGTGGTGGCCCAGGTGGTCGACACGATGGGTGCGATCAACGAATCGGCGCGCAAGATCGTCGACATCATCACCGTCATCGATGGCATCGCCTTCCAGACCAATATCCTGGCGCTGAATGCGGCCGTCGAGGCGGCCCGTGCCGGCGAACAAGGCCGCGGCTTTGCCGTGGTGGCGGGCGAGGTGCGCAACCTGGCGCATCGCGCCGGCGCCGCCGCCAAGGAAATCAAGGGGCTGATCGACGACTCCGTGGAAAAGGTCGGCGTCGGCTCGCAGCTGGTCGGCCAGGCCGGCGCCACGATGGACGAGATCGTCGGCAGCGTGCAGCGCGTGACCGACATCATGAGCGAGATCTCGGCCGCCAGCCGCGAGCAGAGCAGCGGCATCGACCAGGTCAACCAGGCCATCGCCCAGATGGACCAGGTCACGCAGCAGAACGCCGCACTGGTGGAGGAAGCCAGCGCCGCGTCCGAATCGATGCAGGACCAGGCCGCCAAGCTGGCGCAACTGGTGGGCACGTTCACCGTGGCGCAGGCGGCCAGTGCGCCGGCCAAACGCCCGGCGGCGGCGCCACGCGTCGCGGCCGCCAAGCCGGCCAAGCAGCTGGCGCAGGCGTCGCGCCCAGCGGCGCCGACCGCCAAGCCTGCCAAGGCCGCGGCAGCGCCGCAACCTGCCCGCAAGGTCGCGGCGACGGCCGAGTCGGAGTGGGAAGAGTTCTAA
- the pulA gene encoding pullulanase-type alpha-1,6-glucosidase encodes MVICKSTGAALAALILVGASPAHAAADLSTCNEDGFQAVLSPAAATLDARAAWLDRRTLLWPAAPEGFYRLYHSASAAIVARPGAPVRGADGALALAAGQAEISPAFAWLGNGAVLALAAADEARMAVLHQGQLVLVREDAQGKVLDATTVQVAGALDDLYAGAQQVPDLGVTPTAKSTTFKLWAPTARNVAVCTYDSGDGPARAITPLRFDAATGVWSATLPANLDGKYYRYAVDVHANGSGIVRNLVTDPYAVSLTTDSRRAYIADLAAPRLKPKGWDSTPAPARVQAQTDMSIYELHVRDFSINDASVSQANRGKYTAFTETGSHGMRHLAALARAGLTDVHLLPVYDIGSVPERHCDVPDTARLRGLPPDSDVQQQLVGLTRQTDCYNWGYDPYHYSAPEGSYSTKPADGARRIVELRQMVMALHDIGLRVGMDVVYNHTFLGGQAEKSVLDRIVPGYYHRLDARGAIERSTCCDNTATEHGMMGKLMTDSVALWAKHYRIDSFRFDLMGHQPRAVMEALQRRVDAAAGRHINLIGEGWNFGEVADGKRFVQASQLALNGSGIGTFSDRGRDAVRGGGAGDAGRDMLARQGYVNGLFYDPNGSAAQTKEELLKAADLVRVGLAGSVRTYPLTTYDGSVRKLADLDYAGQPAGYASAPGETVNYVENHDNQTLYDLNAFRLPLATGSADRARVQMLAAAINTFSQGVAYFHAGFDILRSKSLDRNSFESGDWFNRLDWTYRDNYFGTGLPPAADNGKDYALMRPVLANPALKATPADIAFARDTFRDLLAIRASSTLFRLRTADEIGQRLRFYNTGPQQVPTVIVGRLDGAGYAGAAYRSIAYLINVDKVAQRIAVPEEAERGYRLHPVQDRVEAGDQRVREAKYDKATGTFTVPARTAVVFVE; translated from the coding sequence ATGGTCATTTGCAAGTCCACCGGGGCGGCACTCGCCGCCCTCATCCTTGTCGGCGCTTCGCCCGCCCACGCGGCGGCCGATCTCAGCACTTGTAATGAGGACGGCTTCCAGGCCGTGCTGTCGCCCGCCGCCGCCACGCTCGACGCGCGTGCGGCCTGGCTGGACCGCCGCACCCTGCTTTGGCCCGCCGCCCCCGAGGGCTTCTACCGCCTATACCACAGCGCCAGCGCCGCCATCGTCGCGCGACCGGGCGCGCCGGTGCGCGGCGCCGATGGTGCGCTGGCGCTGGCCGCCGGCCAGGCCGAGATTTCGCCCGCCTTCGCATGGCTGGGCAACGGTGCGGTGCTGGCGCTGGCGGCAGCGGACGAAGCACGCATGGCCGTGCTGCACCAGGGCCAGCTGGTGCTGGTGCGCGAAGACGCGCAGGGCAAGGTGCTGGACGCCACCACCGTGCAGGTGGCCGGCGCGCTGGACGACCTGTACGCCGGCGCGCAACAGGTGCCCGACCTGGGCGTCACGCCGACAGCGAAAAGCACCACGTTCAAGCTGTGGGCACCGACCGCGCGCAATGTCGCGGTCTGCACCTACGACAGCGGCGACGGCCCGGCGCGCGCCATCACGCCACTGCGCTTCGACGCCGCCACCGGCGTGTGGTCGGCCACCCTGCCCGCCAACCTGGACGGCAAGTACTACCGCTACGCCGTCGACGTGCATGCCAATGGCAGCGGCATCGTGCGCAACCTCGTGACCGATCCGTATGCGGTCAGCCTGACGACCGATTCGCGCCGCGCCTACATCGCCGACCTGGCGGCGCCCCGGCTGAAGCCGAAGGGTTGGGACAGTACGCCGGCGCCAGCCCGGGTCCAGGCGCAGACCGACATGTCGATCTACGAGCTGCACGTGCGCGACTTTTCCATCAACGACGCCAGCGTCAGCCAGGCCAATCGCGGCAAATACACCGCGTTCACGGAAACCGGCTCGCACGGCATGCGCCACCTGGCGGCGCTGGCCCGCGCCGGCCTGACGGACGTGCACCTGCTGCCCGTGTACGACATCGGCAGCGTGCCGGAACGCCACTGCGACGTGCCGGACACGGCGCGCCTGCGCGGCCTGCCGCCGGACAGCGACGTGCAGCAGCAGCTGGTCGGCCTGACGCGCCAGACCGACTGCTACAACTGGGGCTACGACCCGTATCACTACAGCGCGCCGGAAGGCAGCTACAGCACCAAGCCGGCCGACGGCGCCCGCCGCATCGTCGAGCTGCGCCAGATGGTGATGGCGCTGCACGACATCGGCCTCAGGGTCGGCATGGACGTGGTCTACAACCACACCTTCCTGGGCGGCCAGGCCGAGAAATCGGTACTGGACCGCATCGTTCCGGGCTACTACCACCGGCTGGACGCGCGCGGCGCGATCGAGCGCTCCACCTGCTGCGACAACACCGCGACGGAACACGGCATGATGGGCAAGCTGATGACGGACTCCGTGGCGCTGTGGGCGAAACACTACCGGATCGACTCGTTCCGTTTCGACCTGATGGGCCACCAGCCGCGCGCGGTGATGGAGGCGCTGCAGCGCCGCGTCGACGCGGCCGCCGGCCGTCATATCAACCTGATCGGCGAAGGCTGGAACTTCGGTGAAGTGGCCGACGGCAAGCGCTTCGTGCAGGCGTCGCAGCTGGCGCTGAACGGCAGCGGCATCGGCACGTTCAGCGACCGTGGCCGCGACGCGGTGCGCGGCGGCGGCGCGGGCGATGCGGGGCGCGACATGCTGGCACGCCAGGGTTACGTCAACGGCCTGTTCTACGATCCGAACGGCAGCGCCGCCCAGACGAAAGAGGAGCTGTTGAAGGCGGCCGACCTGGTGCGGGTGGGCCTGGCCGGCAGCGTGCGCACGTATCCGCTGACGACTTACGACGGCAGCGTGCGCAAGCTGGCGGACCTGGATTACGCCGGCCAGCCGGCCGGCTATGCCAGCGCGCCGGGCGAGACCGTCAACTACGTCGAGAACCACGACAACCAGACGCTGTACGACCTGAATGCGTTCCGCCTGCCGCTGGCGACCGGCAGCGCGGACCGTGCCCGCGTGCAGATGCTGGCGGCCGCGATCAACACCTTCAGCCAGGGCGTGGCCTACTTCCATGCCGGCTTCGACATCCTGCGCTCGAAATCGCTGGACCGCAACAGCTTCGAATCGGGCGACTGGTTCAACCGGCTGGACTGGACCTACCGCGACAACTACTTCGGCACCGGCCTGCCGCCGGCGGCCGACAACGGCAAGGACTACGCGCTGATGCGCCCCGTGCTGGCCAACCCGGCGCTGAAAGCCACCCCGGCCGACATCGCGTTCGCGCGCGACACGTTCCGCGACCTGCTGGCGATCCGCGCCAGCAGCACGCTGTTCCGGCTGCGCACGGCGGACGAGATCGGACAGCGGCTGCGCTTCTACAATACCGGACCCCAGCAGGTGCCGACGGTCATCGTGGGCCGGCTGGATGGTGCGGGTTACGCGGGGGCGGCTTATCGCTCGATCGCCTACCTGATCAATGTCGACAAGGTGGCGCAGCGGATCGCGGTGCCGGAAGAAGCGGAGCGCGGATACCGGTTGCATCCGGTGCAGGACCGGGTCGAGGCGGGCGACCAGCGCGTGCGCGAAGCGAAGTATGACAAGGCGACGGGGACATTTACCGTGCCGGCGCGGACGGCGGTGGTGTTCGTGGAGTAG